The Flavobacterium praedii genome window below encodes:
- the gpmI gene encoding 2,3-bisphosphoglycerate-independent phosphoglycerate mutase, whose product MNKKVILMILDGWGKSPDPKVSAIDNANVPFINSLYTKYPSAQLRTDGLHVGLPEGQMGNSEVGHMNLGAGRIVYQDLAKINLAVEHKTLVKEQVLLDAFEYAKNNNKKIHFLGLLSDGGVHSHTSHLRGLIDATQDYGLDNVFVHAFTDGRDVDPKSGKKYVKDLEEYIANTTVKLASITGRYYAMDRDKRWERVKLAYDAVVNGTGTHSTDAVASIKESYKNDVTDEFIHPIIMVDEKDQPLATIKEDDVVIFFNFRTDRGRELTEALSQKDFHEQNMHKLKLYYVTLTNYDETYENVKVVYNKDNITETLGEVLEKANKKQIRIAETEKYPHVTFFFSGGQETPFKGETRILRNSPKVATYDLQPEMSAYELKDALVPELNKGEVDFVCLNFANGDMVGHTGVMSAAIKACEAVDACVKEVVEAALANDYTTIIIADHGNCETMINPDGTPNTAHTTNPVPIILVDKDLKTIHDGVLGDIAPTVLALMGIEQPAAMTCHSLL is encoded by the coding sequence ATGAACAAAAAAGTAATTTTAATGATTTTAGACGGTTGGGGAAAATCTCCTGACCCGAAAGTTTCTGCAATTGATAATGCAAATGTTCCGTTTATAAATAGTCTCTATACAAAATACCCAAGCGCACAACTTAGGACTGATGGTTTACATGTTGGTCTTCCGGAAGGGCAAATGGGAAACAGCGAAGTAGGACATATGAACCTTGGAGCTGGAAGAATTGTTTACCAAGATTTGGCCAAAATCAATCTAGCTGTAGAACACAAAACATTAGTAAAAGAACAAGTTTTACTTGATGCTTTCGAATACGCCAAAAACAATAACAAAAAAATACATTTCTTAGGTTTACTTTCTGATGGTGGAGTACACTCACATACTTCACACTTGAGAGGTTTAATTGATGCTACACAAGATTATGGATTGGATAATGTGTTTGTACATGCTTTTACAGACGGTCGTGATGTAGATCCAAAATCGGGAAAAAAATATGTAAAAGATTTAGAAGAATATATTGCGAACACAACAGTAAAATTAGCTTCAATTACTGGCCGTTATTATGCAATGGACAGAGATAAGCGCTGGGAAAGAGTAAAACTTGCTTATGATGCGGTAGTTAATGGAACAGGAACTCATTCAACAGATGCCGTAGCCAGCATAAAAGAAAGTTACAAGAATGATGTCACTGACGAATTTATTCACCCAATTATTATGGTGGATGAAAAAGACCAACCTCTTGCAACTATTAAAGAAGATGACGTGGTTATTTTCTTTAACTTTAGAACAGACAGAGGACGTGAATTGACCGAAGCGCTTTCGCAAAAAGATTTCCACGAGCAAAACATGCACAAATTGAAATTGTACTATGTAACGCTAACCAATTATGATGAAACTTATGAAAATGTAAAAGTGGTCTACAACAAAGACAACATCACAGAAACATTGGGTGAAGTTTTAGAAAAAGCCAACAAAAAACAAATTCGTATTGCCGAAACAGAAAAATACCCTCACGTAACCTTTTTCTTTTCTGGAGGTCAAGAAACTCCATTTAAAGGCGAAACCAGAATCTTGAGAAATTCTCCAAAAGTAGCAACTTACGATTTACAACCAGAAATGAGCGCTTATGAATTGAAAGATGCTTTGGTTCCTGAATTAAACAAAGGAGAAGTTGATTTTGTTTGCTTGAATTTTGCAAATGGTGACATGGTAGGTCATACAGGAGTTATGAGTGCAGCCATAAAAGCTTGTGAAGCAGTAGATGCATGTGTGAAAGAAGTTGTTGAAGCGGCTCTTGCCAATGATTATACCACAATTATTATTGCAGACCATGGTAACTGTGAAACGATGATCAATCCTGACGGTACTCCAAATACAGCTCATACCACAAATCCAGTGCCAATTATTTTGGTAGATAAAGACTTAAAAACCATTCATGATGGAGTTTTAGGTGATATTGCTCCAACTGTTCTTGCTTTGATGGGAATCGAGCAACCAGCTGCAATGACTTGTCATTCTTTACTATAA
- a CDS encoding acetyl-CoA hydrolase/transferase family protein, giving the protein MEKYVTAEEAVKVVKSGDRVYLQAAGAAPTILANALAERASELRNVEICHLHTEGEARYANPELADSFHVNSFFIGSNVRHTLKAGNGSYTPVFLSELPRLFRKNVLPLDVAFIHVSPPDSHGYCSLGVSVEASVAAIENAKIVIAQVNPQMPRTFGDGILHVSEINYLVNVDVPIYSHEVEPFTTEEDKIGNYIASLIEDRSTLQMGIGSIPNAALSKLGNHKDLGLHTEMFSDGVIDLIESNVINCNYKGSLRGKVLSTFVLGSKRLYDFVDDNPFIELRESSTVNDTARIRKNPKMIAINSAIEVDLTGQVCADSIGPRMYSGVGGQMDFIRGASLSDGGKAIIALPSTTKNGQSRIVPFLKQGAGVVTTRGHIHYVITENGIADLYGKTLRQRASEMVRIAHPNHQESVEREYFELLNKME; this is encoded by the coding sequence ATGGAAAAATATGTAACTGCTGAAGAAGCCGTAAAAGTTGTGAAATCGGGAGATAGAGTTTACCTGCAAGCCGCTGGTGCAGCTCCAACGATTCTTGCCAATGCCTTAGCCGAGAGGGCTTCAGAATTGCGAAATGTTGAAATTTGTCATCTGCATACGGAAGGTGAAGCACGCTATGCTAATCCAGAATTAGCGGATAGTTTTCATGTGAATTCTTTTTTTATTGGTTCAAATGTTCGTCATACTTTAAAAGCAGGAAATGGTTCCTATACTCCCGTTTTTTTGAGTGAGTTACCTCGTTTGTTTCGAAAAAATGTATTGCCATTGGATGTTGCTTTTATTCATGTATCTCCTCCAGATAGTCATGGATATTGTTCACTTGGGGTTTCTGTTGAAGCTTCGGTAGCTGCGATTGAAAACGCAAAAATTGTTATTGCACAGGTAAATCCTCAAATGCCAAGGACTTTTGGAGATGGAATTCTTCATGTTTCTGAAATAAATTATTTGGTAAATGTAGATGTGCCTATTTATTCTCATGAAGTAGAGCCTTTTACAACCGAAGAGGATAAAATAGGGAATTATATTGCCTCTTTGATTGAAGATCGAAGTACGTTACAAATGGGTATTGGATCGATTCCAAATGCCGCTTTGAGCAAATTGGGTAATCATAAAGATTTAGGCTTACATACCGAAATGTTTTCGGATGGTGTAATCGATTTAATTGAAAGTAATGTGATCAATTGCAATTATAAAGGCTCATTAAGAGGGAAAGTATTGTCGACTTTTGTTCTGGGATCCAAACGTTTGTATGACTTTGTAGATGATAATCCTTTTATCGAATTACGAGAATCTTCTACGGTGAATGATACTGCTCGAATCCGAAAAAACCCCAAAATGATTGCCATCAATTCGGCTATTGAGGTCGATTTAACCGGCCAAGTTTGTGCAGATTCTATTGGGCCAAGAATGTATTCTGGTGTAGGAGGGCAAATGGATTTTATACGTGGAGCTTCCTTAAGTGATGGTGGAAAAGCGATAATTGCTTTGCCGTCAACCACAAAAAATGGTCAAAGTCGTATAGTTCCTTTCTTGAAACAGGGTGCTGGAGTGGTAACTACGAGAGGTCACATTCATTATGTTATTACAGAAAACGGTATTGCCGATTTATATGGAAAAACGTTAAGACAACGTGCTTCAGAAATGGTACGAATTGCACATCCCAATCATCAAGAAAGTGTTGAAAGAGAATATTTTGAATTGCTCAACAAAATGGAATAA
- a CDS encoding TetR/AcrR family transcriptional regulator, which translates to MDQILSNIKIQINDKLYVKDPETSILGKKIIQESIILIDCIGFDDFTFKKLGEKIGSNESSIYRYFENKHKLLVYLSSWYWSWMEYRLVFAISNHSDSWEKLKKAISIVTEKVEDDQKTLHINESILNKIIIAEFTKTFHTKEVDQEIKEGFYTIYIRVINRLTTFINEVKPEYLYAKSLASSIVEGALHQHYLKDHMQSITDCNQNTSPTLFYFDLIEKILKK; encoded by the coding sequence ATGGATCAAATTCTTTCAAACATCAAAATCCAAATCAACGACAAACTGTATGTAAAGGACCCTGAAACTTCTATATTAGGCAAGAAAATCATTCAAGAAAGTATTATTTTAATTGATTGTATAGGCTTTGATGATTTTACCTTTAAAAAATTAGGAGAAAAAATAGGCTCAAACGAAAGTTCTATCTATCGTTATTTCGAAAACAAACACAAATTATTAGTATATTTATCTTCATGGTATTGGAGCTGGATGGAGTATCGATTAGTATTTGCCATATCAAATCATTCTGATTCATGGGAGAAATTAAAAAAAGCAATATCGATAGTCACTGAAAAAGTAGAAGATGACCAAAAAACATTACACATTAACGAATCGATATTAAACAAAATCATAATTGCAGAGTTCACTAAAACTTTTCACACCAAAGAAGTAGATCAGGAAATCAAAGAAGGCTTTTATACCATTTATATCAGAGTCATCAATAGATTAACCACTTTTATAAATGAAGTAAAACCAGAATATTTATATGCAAAAAGTTTAGCTTCCAGCATTGTTGAAGGAGCTTTACATCAACACTATCTAAAAGATCACATGCAATCTATTACGGATTGCAATCAAAATACAAGCCCAACCCTTTTTTATTTCGATTTAATCGAAAAAATACTTAAAAAATAA
- a CDS encoding peptidase domain-containing ABC transporter — translation MTSLKRLFRLLELDKKDVSQIFFYAIFAGIVSLSLPLGIQAIVNFIQSGRVSASWIVLVILVVIGVALVGILSLMQLRITENLQQKMFVRSSFEFASRLPKIEFRELYGQYPPELANRFFDTLTIQKGTSKLLVDFSAAILQIVFGVVLLSLYHPFFIVFGLLLLVLLFIIFKFSYSEGIKTSLKTSKNKYKTAGWIQEIARNNFSFRNELNYDFALEKNNGIIKDYLYCRENHFNVIKRQFSHLIIFKIIITASLLIIGGYLVLSQEMNIGQFVAAEIIILLVINSVEKIILGLETFYDVLTAVEKIGQVTDMELEEDITVENKSCYTNISLETENMNFQFPGTNFGILNSINLKIDTGEKIIIDGENGSGKTTLIRVLSGLLHPTSGNFYINDDTFRKIDIKQYRSRIGSIIQGETPFEGTILENITFNDKTIKTEDLKWALDAVQLTGFIKTLPEGLDTQIFPEGKELSSSNAQKILLARSIIHKPNILFYEEPTDKMDVKVANEIIDFITSEKNKWTVIVSSQNPHWLTKCTREITMQKGTILSDIKK, via the coding sequence ATGACTTCATTAAAAAGACTGTTTAGACTTTTGGAATTAGACAAAAAAGACGTTTCGCAAATCTTTTTCTATGCTATTTTTGCTGGTATAGTGAGTTTATCCCTTCCTTTGGGCATTCAAGCGATTGTCAACTTTATTCAATCTGGTCGAGTAAGCGCATCTTGGATTGTTTTGGTTATTTTAGTTGTGATAGGAGTTGCCCTTGTCGGGATATTATCATTAATGCAGTTGCGTATTACCGAAAATTTGCAACAAAAAATGTTTGTGCGTTCGTCTTTCGAATTTGCTTCCAGATTGCCAAAAATAGAATTTAGAGAACTTTATGGCCAATATCCTCCCGAATTAGCCAACCGCTTTTTTGACACATTAACGATACAAAAAGGAACTTCAAAACTATTAGTAGATTTTTCGGCTGCTATATTACAAATCGTTTTTGGTGTAGTATTATTGTCTTTATACCATCCCTTCTTTATAGTATTCGGACTCTTATTATTGGTGCTTTTATTTATTATTTTTAAATTTTCATATAGTGAAGGAATTAAAACCAGCCTGAAAACCTCTAAAAACAAATACAAAACAGCAGGTTGGATTCAAGAAATTGCACGAAATAATTTCAGTTTTAGAAACGAACTGAACTATGATTTTGCTTTAGAAAAAAACAACGGAATTATAAAAGATTATTTATACTGTCGTGAAAATCATTTTAATGTCATCAAGAGACAGTTTAGTCATCTTATCATTTTTAAAATAATTATCACAGCCAGTTTATTGATTATAGGAGGTTATCTTGTATTGAGCCAGGAAATGAATATTGGACAATTTGTTGCGGCAGAAATCATTATTTTATTGGTAATAAATTCAGTTGAAAAAATAATTCTTGGTTTAGAAACCTTTTATGATGTATTGACAGCAGTAGAAAAAATTGGACAAGTCACCGATATGGAATTAGAAGAAGATATCACTGTTGAAAACAAAAGTTGCTATACCAATATCAGTCTTGAAACCGAAAATATGAATTTTCAATTTCCAGGAACTAACTTTGGAATATTAAATTCTATCAACTTAAAAATAGATACAGGAGAAAAAATTATAATCGATGGAGAAAATGGTTCTGGTAAAACAACCTTAATTAGAGTTCTGTCAGGCCTTTTGCACCCAACTTCTGGAAACTTTTATATAAATGATGACACTTTTAGAAAAATAGACATCAAACAATACCGTTCTAGAATTGGTAGTATTATACAAGGAGAAACCCCTTTTGAAGGAACAATTCTAGAAAACATAACTTTTAATGACAAAACCATCAAAACGGAAGATTTAAAATGGGCATTAGACGCTGTACAACTTACTGGGTTTATAAAAACATTACCTGAAGGACTCGACACTCAAATTTTCCCAGAAGGTAAAGAGCTCTCCTCATCCAATGCTCAAAAAATATTATTAGCAAGAAGTATAATTCACAAACCAAATATTTTATTTTATGAAGAACCAACTGATAAAATGGATGTGAAAGTTGCCAATGAAATCATTGACTTTATAACTTCTGAAAAAAACAAATGGACAGTAATCGTATCCTCACAAAATCCTCATTGGCTTACAAAATGTACTCGAGAAATTACCATGCAAAAAGGAACAATTCTATCAGACATTAAAAAATAA
- a CDS encoding HlyD family secretion protein, whose amino-acid sequence MLNISNKNTINNKALEKYSTVKNLSNRPHYKILNRIILTVSILGIIALFLPWTQNISGSGAVTTLKPNQRPQSIQSVISGRIEKWYVQEGNYVKKGDTILFISEIKEDYMDPNLVKNTKNQVDAKKQSLESYGSKVATLSKQMQAIEREKGLKLKQAENKIKQARLKIKSDSMDLEAVKTQLKIANTQFNRSLQLNKEGLKALSDVEEKRLKLQEVEAKIITQENKFYTSKNEFINAEVEINRISAEYSEKTSKAQSDQYTAMSNQYDTEAQVSKLENQYANYSIRNGMYYIKAPQSGYINRTLQSGIGENIKEGTPIATIMPAKYDIAVESFVDPIDLPLIRRGEKVRVWFDGWPTIVFSGWPDMSYGTFGGEVVAIENFISDNGKFRILIAPDKNEAPWPKQLSIGSGAQTIALLNNVPVWFEFWRTLNGFPPNYYKGKEKPSKEKK is encoded by the coding sequence ATGTTAAATATATCCAACAAAAACACAATAAATAATAAGGCTCTAGAAAAGTATTCCACAGTGAAGAATTTGAGCAACAGACCTCATTATAAAATTTTGAACAGAATAATTCTTACCGTTTCAATTTTAGGAATTATTGCACTTTTCTTGCCTTGGACTCAAAACATTTCGGGATCTGGTGCGGTAACAACATTAAAACCAAATCAAAGACCCCAATCGATTCAATCTGTTATTTCGGGTCGAATAGAAAAATGGTATGTTCAAGAGGGGAATTATGTAAAAAAAGGCGATACCATTCTGTTTATTTCAGAAATAAAAGAAGATTATATGGATCCGAATTTGGTTAAAAACACAAAAAACCAAGTAGATGCAAAAAAACAGTCTTTGGAATCTTATGGTTCAAAAGTAGCAACACTTTCAAAACAAATGCAAGCCATAGAAAGAGAAAAAGGCTTAAAACTCAAACAAGCTGAGAACAAAATAAAACAAGCGCGTTTGAAAATAAAAAGCGACAGTATGGATCTTGAAGCGGTAAAAACACAATTAAAAATTGCCAATACCCAATTCAATCGTTCCCTACAATTAAACAAAGAAGGATTAAAAGCGTTGTCTGATGTGGAAGAAAAACGTTTAAAATTGCAGGAAGTCGAAGCTAAAATCATCACACAAGAGAATAAATTTTATACCAGTAAAAATGAATTCATCAATGCCGAAGTAGAAATCAACCGAATATCAGCAGAGTATTCTGAGAAAACATCCAAAGCACAAAGTGATCAATACACAGCGATGAGTAATCAATACGATACCGAAGCGCAAGTAAGCAAATTAGAGAATCAATACGCCAATTACAGCATTCGAAATGGCATGTATTATATCAAAGCACCACAAAGTGGTTACATTAATAGAACTTTGCAATCTGGAATTGGAGAAAACATTAAAGAAGGAACTCCAATTGCTACAATTATGCCCGCAAAATATGACATTGCTGTAGAATCTTTTGTAGACCCAATTGATTTGCCTTTAATTAGAAGAGGTGAAAAAGTAAGGGTTTGGTTTGATGGTTGGCCAACAATTGTATTTTCTGGATGGCCGGATATGTCTTATGGAACTTTTGGTGGTGAAGTCGTAGCTATAGAAAACTTTATCAGTGACAATGGAAAATTCAGAATCCTAATTGCTCCAGACAAAAACGAGGCTCCATGGCCTAAACAATTAAGCATAGGATCTGGCGCACAAACAATTGCATTACTAAACAATGTACCTGTTTGGTTTGAATTTTGGAGAACACTTAACGGTTTTCCTCCTAATTATTACAAAGGAAAAGAGAAACCTTCAAAAGAAAAAAAATAA